A region from the Cellvibrio sp. PSBB006 genome encodes:
- the rapZ gene encoding RNase adapter RapZ, whose translation MHLVIVSGLSGSGKSTALHVLEDVGFNCIDNLPVSLLPALVAQIQIHKDDTQKFAIGIDVRNAWQDLNIFPMMIETLKEAHVPFRVLFLDAQPSVLIQRFSETRRKHPLSDTNTNLEEAITEEQNLLEPIRDAADLVLDTSHLNLHELRDLVKERVVGRSESNMAILFESFGFKHGIPVNADLVFDARCLPNPHWKHNLRPLTGKDQDVIDFLEEQDSVEEMYEDIERYLTRWLPRYQANNRSYITIAIGCTGGQHRSVYLSERLQKHFNRFYNDVQVRHRDINKHKKA comes from the coding sequence ATGCATTTAGTGATTGTGAGTGGATTATCCGGCTCGGGTAAGAGTACTGCACTGCATGTTCTGGAAGATGTCGGCTTCAACTGTATCGACAATCTTCCCGTGAGCCTGCTGCCGGCGCTGGTGGCACAAATCCAGATTCACAAGGACGACACCCAGAAATTTGCCATCGGTATTGATGTGCGCAACGCGTGGCAGGATCTCAACATTTTCCCGATGATGATTGAGACGCTGAAGGAAGCCCATGTGCCATTTCGCGTACTGTTTCTCGACGCGCAACCCTCGGTGTTGATTCAGCGCTTCAGTGAAACCCGGCGCAAACACCCATTGAGCGATACCAATACCAATCTGGAAGAAGCGATTACCGAAGAACAAAACCTGTTGGAACCGATTCGCGATGCAGCGGACCTGGTGCTGGATACCAGCCATCTGAACCTGCACGAATTGCGCGATCTGGTGAAGGAACGAGTCGTTGGCCGTAGCGAATCCAACATGGCGATCCTGTTTGAATCTTTCGGTTTTAAACATGGTATCCCGGTAAACGCCGACCTTGTATTTGATGCACGCTGCCTGCCTAATCCCCATTGGAAACACAATCTGCGACCGCTAACCGGTAAAGATCAGGACGTGATTGATTTTCTTGAAGAACAGGATTCGGTTGAGGAAATGTACGAAGACATCGAGCGTTACCTCACCCGCTGGCTGCCGCGTTACCAAGCTAACAATCGCAGCTATATCACTATCGCCATCGGTTGTACCGGCGGGCAGCATCGCTCGGTTTATCTGAGCGAGCGTTTGCAAAAACATTTCAACCGGTTTTATAACGATGTACAGGTCAGGCACCGTGACATCAATAAACACAAGAAAGCGTGA
- the ptsN gene encoding PTS IIA-like nitrogen regulatory protein PtsN has protein sequence MQIQSLLTQGRTLCDIEGVSKKRVLEILANTIAQDIPAIDADDLFRRLIARERLGSTGIGHGIAIPHCRVENYDGVIGALITLNQPIDFDSIDSEPVDILFAMLVPENAHGEHLQNLAALAGALNDSGFRERLRSAESDAALYEIAVSKD, from the coding sequence ATGCAAATACAATCTCTTCTCACCCAAGGTCGCACCCTGTGCGATATCGAAGGTGTCAGCAAAAAGCGTGTGCTGGAAATTCTTGCCAACACCATCGCTCAGGATATTCCCGCCATTGATGCCGACGACTTGTTTCGTCGGCTAATTGCGCGGGAACGACTTGGCTCCACCGGCATCGGCCACGGCATTGCTATCCCGCACTGCCGAGTGGAAAACTACGATGGTGTCATCGGCGCCCTGATCACACTGAATCAGCCGATTGACTTTGATTCGATTGATTCCGAGCCCGTGGATATTTTGTTTGCCATGCTGGTACCGGAAAATGCCCACGGCGAACATCTGCAAAATTTGGCAGCCTTGGCTGGCGCTCTCAACGACAGTGGCTTTCGCGAACGTCTACGTAGCGCGGAGAGTGATGCAGCCTTGTATGAGATAGCTGTCAGCAAAGATTGA
- the hpf gene encoding ribosome hibernation-promoting factor, HPF/YfiA family, which yields MQITISGHHLEVTDALKDYVNNKLERLNNHHDRITNTHVILSVDKLEQKAEATVHVSGKDLFADATSEDLYAAIDLLTDKLDRQLIKHKEKMRSHR from the coding sequence ATGCAAATTACTATTAGCGGTCACCACCTGGAAGTTACCGACGCCCTCAAGGATTACGTCAACAATAAACTTGAAAGACTCAATAACCATCACGACCGCATTACCAATACTCACGTGATTCTCTCGGTAGACAAGCTGGAGCAAAAAGCGGAAGCCACCGTGCACGTAAGCGGCAAGGATTTATTTGCCGATGCGACATCAGAAGATCTCTATGCCGCTATTGACCTGCTGACCGACAAGCTCGATCGGCAATTGATTAAACACAAAGAAAAAATGCGCAGCCATCGTTAA
- a CDS encoding RNA polymerase factor sigma-54, which produces MKQSLQLKLGQQLTMTPQLQQAIRLLQLSTLDLQQEIQEALDSNPMLEVEEGYDSHSPADSGEGEDSDYPRQQEVAADANGADLDSGFNDKDTFADKESYAETTYNETESFSDTDNYGDSEPNTEWNESIPSELPVDTSWDDVYQSSHTSSSSSYDGEDNDFDSRRAVTDSLYDHLMWQLNLTPMSDQDRIIAMAIIDAVDPSGMLSVSLADIYEGLITELDELELDEVVAVQHRLQQFDPCGVCSQNLSECLLVQLQQFAPTTPFLEPAKLIVKQYLPLLGSRDYRQLMRRTKLKESELGQAVALIQSLNPRPGDMIASGDTEYVVPDVFVEKRDGRWMVELNPDIAPRLRINSDYASMVKRADSSSDNTFLKDNLQEARWFLKSLQSRNETLLKVASCIVEKQRGFLEYGAEAMKPLVLHDIAEIVDMHESTISRVTTQKYMHTPQGIFELKYFFSSHVSTDSGGECSSTAIRAIIKKLVSAENPKKPLSDSKITELLSEQGIQVARRTIAKYRESLNIPPSNERKSLL; this is translated from the coding sequence ATGAAGCAGTCTCTACAGCTAAAACTCGGCCAGCAACTGACCATGACGCCCCAATTGCAACAGGCTATTCGTCTGCTGCAATTGTCGACCCTGGATTTGCAGCAGGAGATCCAGGAAGCTCTGGATTCCAACCCGATGCTAGAGGTCGAAGAGGGTTACGACAGCCACTCGCCTGCCGACAGCGGTGAAGGGGAAGACAGTGATTATCCCCGCCAGCAAGAAGTTGCTGCAGATGCCAATGGCGCAGATCTCGATTCGGGCTTTAACGATAAGGACACCTTTGCTGACAAGGAAAGCTACGCAGAAACTACCTATAACGAGACCGAAAGCTTTTCTGATACCGATAATTACGGGGACAGCGAACCCAATACCGAATGGAACGAATCCATCCCCAGTGAGTTACCGGTAGATACCAGTTGGGACGATGTCTATCAGTCCTCCCACACCAGCAGTTCATCCTCTTATGATGGCGAAGACAACGACTTTGACAGCCGGCGCGCCGTTACCGATTCCCTCTACGATCACCTGATGTGGCAGCTCAACCTGACCCCCATGTCAGACCAGGACCGGATCATCGCCATGGCAATCATCGATGCGGTCGATCCCAGTGGCATGCTATCCGTGAGCCTGGCCGATATCTACGAAGGCCTGATCACCGAACTGGATGAACTGGAACTGGATGAAGTCGTTGCCGTACAGCACCGTTTACAACAATTTGACCCCTGCGGCGTGTGCAGCCAAAACCTGTCGGAATGTCTGCTGGTGCAATTGCAACAATTCGCCCCGACCACGCCCTTTCTTGAACCTGCCAAGCTGATCGTCAAGCAGTATCTACCCTTGTTAGGCAGCCGCGATTATCGCCAGTTAATGCGCCGCACCAAGCTCAAAGAGAGCGAGTTAGGCCAGGCCGTGGCATTGATCCAGAGTCTGAACCCTCGCCCCGGCGATATGATTGCTTCCGGTGACACAGAGTATGTTGTGCCGGATGTGTTTGTGGAAAAGCGTGATGGCCGCTGGATGGTGGAATTAAATCCGGATATCGCCCCGCGCCTGAGAATCAATTCGGATTACGCCTCCATGGTGAAGCGGGCTGATTCGAGCAGCGATAACACCTTCCTCAAGGACAATCTGCAAGAAGCCCGCTGGTTCCTCAAAAGTTTACAGAGCCGCAACGAAACCCTGTTGAAAGTTGCCAGCTGTATTGTGGAAAAACAGCGGGGCTTCCTGGAGTACGGCGCCGAGGCAATGAAGCCACTGGTACTGCACGACATCGCCGAAATCGTAGATATGCATGAATCCACTATCTCGCGGGTGACCACCCAAAAGTACATGCATACCCCACAGGGAATTTTTGAACTTAAATATTTCTTTTCCAGTCATGTGAGTACAGACAGCGGCGGCGAATGCTCCTCTACGGCAATTCGCGCCATCATCAAGAAACTGGTGAGTGCGGAAAATCCAAAGAAACCCCTGAGCGACAGCAAGATCACTGAGCTGTTATCTGAGCAAGGCATCCAGGTAGCGCGTCGCACCATTGCCAAATACCGGGAATCACTCAATATCCCGCCGTCTAATGAGCGTAAAAGTTTACTATGA
- the lptB gene encoding LPS export ABC transporter ATP-binding protein, whose protein sequence is MPTLQAQHLAKSYKSRKVVIDVSIAVTSGTIVGLLGPNGAGKTTCFYMIAGLVGADEGRILLDGKDLTHLPIHGRARAGIGYLPQEASVFRKLTVADNIMAILETRKDLNRKQRHAKLDSLLQEFHITHIRDSLGMSLSGGERRRVEIARALATEPQFILLDEPFAGVDPISVNDIKQIVRHLKDRGIGVLITDHNVRETLDICETAYIVSEGHIIAEGDAETVLSNNKVREVYLGENFRL, encoded by the coding sequence ATGCCGACCCTGCAAGCCCAACATCTCGCCAAGAGTTATAAAAGCCGTAAAGTTGTCATTGACGTGTCAATCGCCGTGACCAGCGGTACGATTGTGGGCCTGCTCGGCCCCAACGGCGCAGGCAAAACCACCTGTTTTTATATGATTGCCGGCCTTGTCGGTGCCGATGAAGGGCGAATATTACTCGACGGCAAAGACCTGACTCATCTGCCTATCCATGGCCGTGCCCGGGCGGGTATCGGTTATCTACCCCAGGAAGCTTCCGTTTTTCGCAAGCTGACCGTGGCAGATAACATCATGGCGATCCTTGAAACCCGCAAGGATCTCAACCGCAAGCAGCGCCACGCAAAACTCGACTCACTACTGCAGGAATTCCATATCACCCATATCCGCGACAGTTTGGGTATGTCGCTCTCCGGTGGTGAGCGGCGGCGGGTAGAAATTGCCCGAGCGCTGGCGACAGAGCCGCAGTTCATTCTCCTTGATGAGCCCTTCGCCGGCGTTGACCCCATTTCAGTGAACGACATTAAACAAATTGTGCGTCACCTCAAGGATCGCGGCATCGGCGTGCTCATTACTGACCACAATGTGCGCGAGACACTGGATATTTGTGAGACAGCCTATATCGTCAGCGAAGGCCATATCATCGCCGAGGGCGATGCAGAAACGGTACTGAGTAACAACAAGGTCCGCGAAGTCTATCTGGGCGAAAACTTCCGCCTGTAA
- the lptA gene encoding lipopolysaccharide transport periplasmic protein LptA — protein sequence MNLNNNVRFSMMACKPLVSFLLLLLCALWLTTPVHALPSDKEQPIHISANSAQLDRKKRTATYSGDVRLKQGTLEISADQITIHTNSNDEVEKMEARGKPARYQQKPAENQATITAQANSIRYTLTNEQLLLLENAFLEQENGASISGNRIDYDIRKEIMKAAGKKDAQQPQRIEIVIPPQTINQD from the coding sequence ATGAACCTCAATAACAATGTCAGATTTTCTATGATGGCGTGCAAACCGCTTGTATCATTTTTACTCCTGTTACTGTGCGCCCTGTGGCTGACGACACCCGTTCATGCCCTCCCCAGCGACAAAGAACAACCCATCCATATTTCCGCCAATAGCGCGCAACTGGATCGCAAAAAGCGCACCGCTACCTACAGCGGTGACGTGAGATTAAAGCAAGGCACCCTGGAAATCAGTGCCGATCAGATCACCATCCATACCAACAGCAACGACGAAGTTGAGAAGATGGAAGCCCGCGGTAAGCCTGCACGCTACCAGCAAAAACCGGCAGAGAACCAGGCAACTATTACAGCGCAGGCCAACAGCATTCGCTATACCTTAACCAATGAACAGTTGTTACTTCTGGAGAATGCATTTCTGGAACAGGAAAATGGCGCATCGATTAGTGGTAACCGCATTGATTACGACATCCGCAAAGAGATCATGAAGGCAGCGGGCAAGAAGGATGCACAGCAACCACAGCGCATCGAAATCGTTATCCCGCCACAAACCATCAATCAAGATTGA
- the lptC gene encoding LPS export ABC transporter periplasmic protein LptC produces MSRIPLPWIVVSLLVIGLVAFWDKSPTELLGEDVVRSANFPQAYMTDIKLREYDADGNLRNILTTDTAEHFQINPARPGPKDYTMLSQPRMLFSENADIAPWHLTANEGKIDQNGQLVTLFNDVRVYQQSANEGLLELLTSELRIKASQQYAETDKAVKMRAQQGHLDTLGMKAYLGEDRIELLSRVRGTYEPQ; encoded by the coding sequence TCACGCATTCCGTTGCCCTGGATTGTTGTTTCATTGCTAGTGATTGGCCTGGTAGCTTTCTGGGATAAATCGCCCACCGAATTATTGGGCGAGGATGTCGTCAGAAGCGCCAACTTTCCGCAAGCCTATATGACCGATATCAAACTGCGCGAATACGATGCCGACGGCAACTTGCGCAATATCCTGACAACTGACACGGCTGAACACTTTCAGATCAACCCGGCCCGGCCCGGCCCGAAGGATTACACCATGCTGAGCCAACCACGGATGTTATTTAGTGAAAACGCTGATATTGCGCCCTGGCATCTCACCGCCAACGAAGGAAAGATTGATCAGAACGGCCAGTTGGTCACCCTGTTTAACGATGTGCGCGTCTACCAGCAATCGGCCAATGAAGGTTTGCTAGAGTTGCTGACCAGCGAATTGCGCATCAAAGCCAGCCAGCAATACGCCGAAACTGATAAAGCTGTTAAGATGCGCGCCCAACAAGGCCACCTCGACACGCTGGGCATGAAAGCTTACTTGGGTGAGGACCGCATCGAGTTACTTTCCAGGGTCCGAGGGACATATGAACCTCAATAA